Part of the Paenibacillus wynnii genome is shown below.
ATAACAGGCTCAGATTTGCTATTCTGTGGCTCGAACTCTTGGAAGTCCTGTCCAAGAATGGCGTACTTCTCACCCAACCCCGGAAACTCTTCAACCAATCTACCCCTGCGATAATACCTCATCAAATCGGCTGTTTTGTCATAGATCCTGTTGATCTTATCCCGTTCAGCTTGCGGCATATCAGACAACGGATCGTCCAACTTAGCGGCCATATCCAACAGTGCAGCCTGAGCTTTGTCATACTGCTCATCGTCTTGAATTAGCTTGCTGCGCATGCTCCTTCACCTTCTTATCAAGCTCATATTTCTCATCCTTGGTAAGGTTGATGAAGCGGCCTGTGTCACGCCTGAAGACCATTTCAAAAACACCAGTACCAATATCTCGACCTTTTGCAATAATCAGTTCTACGATGTTCTTCTTAGGAGTATCAGCGTTGTAGTAATCATCCCGATAAAGGAATGTGACAATGTCAGCGTCTGACTCAATATCACCGCTCTCACGGAGATCAGACATCATAGGTCGCTTATCCGGACGTTTTTCACAATCACGGCCAACAGCCGAGATAGCCACCATACAGACATCGAACTCCCGAGCTATACCTTTAAGTGCTTTCGTGATGTAACCTACCTTCTCGTTATTCTTGGTGAACTTCTTTTCAGTGTTTAAGAACTGAAGGTAATCCACATAAACGACTAGGTTAGGGAATTCTTTACGTAAAGCCTTGACCTGCCGGCGGATGTATTCCACTGTAGCTCCTGGAGTGTCATCGATATAAAGATTGCGGCTTACTATGATAGCAACGGCCTTACTGTAGGAATCCCAATCGTTATCCGACATCATGCCTGACTTAATTCTCTTGTTCTTGATCCCGCCGATAGTAGAAACTAGGCGCTCCACGACCTTCAAGTCCTTCATTTCAAGTGAGAATATTACCGCTGCCCATCCGTCCTTTGTAACAGCGTCCATGTCGTTAAGAACGTACTGGGTCTTACCCATACTCGGGCGAGCTGCCAATATCTCAAGATCACCTTTCTGATGTCCACCGCTCATTTGGTTGATATCGTCATTGGCTGTCTTGGCCCCGGTGACCCCAGAACTAGAAGCTCGATTAATAATCGTCTGACTATGCCCATCGAGGATGGAAGCCATATGAACAGGTCCGCCCTCGTCATCGCCTTTTTGCAGTTCTGTCAGGGCATCTATATGTTGTCTCAGCTCTGCAAGGTCCCCACCGCCATTAGTAGCAATTTGTAATCCGAGTTCAACTAGCTGCCGCTGTACTCTTTCGATTCGCACTGCCTTTTGGTAATAGCCGAACCCGTCTGTAGTAGGTACCGAATCACGGAGGGCCATAAAGTGCGCCATCCCGCCGATCTGAGCCAGCTTTGCACCCCACTTTGTAGCAAGGAACACTGGATCAAATGGATTGGACACCTCGCCACTAAAATGTCTGTGTGCATAGCTGAGTACATTGAATACTTTTTGGTTGTACTCTTCTTCGCTAAAGTCCTCCTTATTTAAAAAGCAGTCATCCATCAAGGTGTGATCTTTCAGCAGAGATCCGAGTACCGCCCTTTGTGCCTCAAGACTCATCAGGGTTCACCTTCAATTTTGAGAAGGTCGCCTGCAGTTGCTCTCTGACATAATCGGGCATCGGTTTCGCATTCTCCGTTAAGTGATATTCTTCAAGCTCCAACATATCCATCTGGTTCTCAAGGCGTTGTATGTCGTATACCGACTGTGGCTGCAACCGATCCTCTCGGATCACATCCGCTATTCGTGGAGCAAATCGTGAGATAGCGATGTGGTCTCTTAAATTGAGCTGCGCTCGAGCATAAGGTATCTCTTGAAGGAATAAGTGCCATAACTGAATCACTTCTTGGGTAATCTCGAATTCAGGAAATGCCGTTTTGATTACCGCGAGTAAGCTGGAGGTCTCCTCGTTGTTCATGCGGTTTCCCTCCTCCTTGGCTGAACTGCTTCAGCAGATCCATCTGCTCTTGGTTCTGCTGCTGTTTGTTTTTATAACCGGCCTTCGCCTGATCCTTCTTAATCCAGACACGCAGCGTCTTGTTGTGGTCCTTCTTATGCTGGCTCGGCTTCTTGTTGGTTTGCCATTCGTCCAAGGCTTCGATAGTATTGTCTACAATCTTTTTACCGAAGTCCTCGCACAGCTTGCCGTACTGTTCTTGAGTTAGAAAAACGGTGTCATGAAATTTAATCTTTTCAGAAGGGATGTCCATATCTCTTATCTCTTCTTTCTTTAGAGTTTTCTTTCTTTCTATCTTGGGTGATGAATTGCCCCCCAAGAGTGGTGAGGATTTACTCCCCTCACTGGTGGTGGATTGCTCACCCCTAATCTTCTTACTGGGGGGTGAGGTTTTCCCCACCTCTAACCACTGATTAACGTATTTATTGAAGGAT
Proteins encoded:
- a CDS encoding replicative helicase loader/inhibitor, with the protein product MNNEETSSLLAVIKTAFPEFEITQEVIQLWHLFLQEIPYARAQLNLRDHIAISRFAPRIADVIREDRLQPQSVYDIQRLENQMDMLELEEYHLTENAKPMPDYVREQLQATFSKLKVNPDES
- a CDS encoding replicative DNA helicase; the encoded protein is MSLEAQRAVLGSLLKDHTLMDDCFLNKEDFSEEEYNQKVFNVLSYAHRHFSGEVSNPFDPVFLATKWGAKLAQIGGMAHFMALRDSVPTTDGFGYYQKAVRIERVQRQLVELGLQIATNGGGDLAELRQHIDALTELQKGDDEGGPVHMASILDGHSQTIINRASSSGVTGAKTANDDINQMSGGHQKGDLEILAARPSMGKTQYVLNDMDAVTKDGWAAVIFSLEMKDLKVVERLVSTIGGIKNKRIKSGMMSDNDWDSYSKAVAIIVSRNLYIDDTPGATVEYIRRQVKALRKEFPNLVVYVDYLQFLNTEKKFTKNNEKVGYITKALKGIAREFDVCMVAISAVGRDCEKRPDKRPMMSDLRESGDIESDADIVTFLYRDDYYNADTPKKNIVELIIAKGRDIGTGVFEMVFRRDTGRFINLTKDEKYELDKKVKEHAQQANSRR
- a CDS encoding replication protein, which gives rise to MAGLDLDNGYTRIAHGILEEVAKRRFNGTQLRIIMIVWRYTYGFGRKSHALSVGFLSEAIQCDQRTVKAELRKLLDCKILKVAEPFHGSSSRKLSFNKYVNQWLEVGKTSPPSKKIRGEQSTTSEGSKSSPLLGGNSSPKIERKKTLKKEEIRDMDIPSEKIKFHDTVFLTQEQYGKLCEDFGKKIVDNTIEALDEWQTNKKPSQHKKDHNKTLRVWIKKDQAKAGYKNKQQQNQEQMDLLKQFSQGGGKPHEQRGDLQLTRGNQNGIS